The genomic DNA TTTTAATGGGTTTCTATTTACATATGTAGAGTTTGTACTATCCAAATCTCTTATATAATAGGTTCCCAGTTTTTCTTCTATAATTGCATGTTTTCTTGAAACAAGAGGATCGTCTAAAATAACGGTATTAGATTTATCCCTGCCAATTGTTATTTTTCTACCCATAACAATGGAAGAACCCTTCCATGTTAATTTTAAATCACCTTTCTTCTCTTTTTGATTTTTTTGAGCTTTATTACTTCTTTTGTAAATTGTTTCGTCCATATTCTAATTATACATGCTTTTAATTATTAAGATAATATTAATTTCTTCCGATTGAATATATGAGGGATATATGTTTAAAAAAATCATAACATTTTTATTATTGTTTATTTCAGTAATATTATTTGCTAACTATTCAATGGACTCTAATAAAGATGGTAAAGATGATATTTGGATTAAAGAAGGAAAAGAAGAAATTATTATTTCATCTGATAAGGATTTTAATGGTTCAATTGATTCAAATTTAACTCTAG from Candidatus Delongbacteria bacterium includes the following:
- a CDS encoding FHA domain-containing protein, with translation MDETIYKRSNKAQKNQKEKKGDLKLTWKGSSIVMGRKITIGRDKSNTVILDDPLVSRKHAIIEEKLGTYYIRDLDSTNSTYVNRNPLKPGEEKRLQPGSVINIGKFELQIT